The window GTGCCGATGATGGCGTACACGACGCCCTTGGCTCCGTAGCCCAGCCTCGCACAGCGCTCCACCCAGCCGCCGCGCGCTGACGCACGCACCTCGTCAGGCACCCGCCCCCAGTTGGGGGATCGCGTCACATTCACCGTTGCCATGTCCGCCCCTCCCTCGACGCTGTCGCGCCGCTAACGGTGTTCACGGCGCACCCAGGCGCCAGCGCGTGCCTGGTCGGCTGGGCTCCTTGCGAGCGGGGGCGGCAGCTCAGCCGGTGGAGGGCCGCGCCAGGTCCTCGTCGGAGCGAGAGGGGGAGAAGTCCCTGCCAGAGGGCGCGGGCACCAGGGGGAGGCTGAAGGAGAACGTCGAGCCTGCCTCGGGAGAGCTCGCCACCCAGATGCGTCCGCCCTGGGCCTCGATCATCTGCCGGCTCAGGTGCAACCCGAGCCCCACCACCCCGGTGTAGCCCTGCGCCCCAGGAGGCAGTGGCTCGTAGAGGGGCTCGAAGACATGGGGTTGGCGCTCCGGTGGAATTCCCGGGTCCTGGTCGTGAACGGAGACCACGACCTCTTCGTCCTGCCTGCGCGCCTTGATCTCGATCGCCTGGCCGGGGAACGAGTACCGGACGGCGTTCTCCAGCAGGTGCGTCACCACATCCCCGATGAACTGGCGGTCGGCCTGGACGAAGAGCGGGCCGGAGGCCTCGATGGAGATCGGGTTCTCCGTGGTCCGGGCGAGGTTCTCCACCCGCTCGCGGATCAGCTCCAGGAGATCGAAGGTCTCGTGCTCCTGCGTGCGCGGTCCGGGCGCCATCCGCACGGCCGTGAACAAGTGCTCCACCAGCCGGGCGATCCGGCGCGTGTTGCGCATGATGGCGGTGAGGCCCTTCTTCTGGCGGGGCGTGGAGTCCTCGTGGTGCAACAGCATCTCCGCCCAGGTCTGGATGGTGGTGACGGGCGTCTTCAGCTCATGGGCCGCGGCGGACATGAACTCCTCGCGCAGGCGCAGGGCCTCGCGCACCTGCTGGAACAGGCGCGCCTTCTCGATGGCCACGGCGAACAGCCGGCCCACGGTGGAGTAGAACTCCAGCTCCCGGCTGGAGAAGCGCCGGGGCGCATACGTGCAGCAGGTCATCACTCCCACCAGGCGATCCTGTGAGAGCAGCGGCAGCGCCGCGATCCCCCGGAAGGGCTCTTCGGTGAGCATGCACGAAGCCGGGCACTCCTCTTCCGACTGGGTGTCCTCGACGGTCTGGATGTGCTTCGTCAGGGCCGCATGCGCCGTGAGCACGGGCGCATCGAAGGGCAGGTGATGGAGCTGCTCTCTCACCCCCAGACGGTGGGAGGCGATCAGGGTGAGCTCCTGGCGCTCGGGCTCGGCCAGCCAGAGCCCCAGCGCATCTACCCCCAGGGAATGGAGGCACTGCTCGATGAACACCTGGGCGATGCGCTCGAGCTCCACTTCGCTGACCAGCGCCTGGCCAATCCGGGCCAGCGCCAGCTCCTGGTCGAGCAGCCGCGCCAGATCGTCTTCCGCCTGCTTTCGCGCGGTGATGTCCCGGATGACGACCTCTCCGAGGATGATCTGCCCCGAGGCATCCCGGACCGGGGCGCCGTTGACGCTGAGCAGGCGCTGTTTGCCATCCAGGCTGCGCAGGCGGATCTCCGCGTCGGTGAACGTCTCCCCCGACAGCGCGCGGAGGACGGGCATCTCCTTCGCCTCCAGCGGGCGCCCATCGGGGTGCCGGATGTCATAGCGCTGGAGGTACTCGGGCAGCGACCGCTCGAACTCGGAGTAGCTCTTGAGCCCGAGCAGCCGCAAGCCCGAGGGGTTGGTGCCGACCAGTCGCCCATCCCGGCCGGCGAGGAAGATGCCATCCGGCACGCTGGCGATGATCGCCGCCAGCTCGAGGGCCTGCCGCTCGGCCTCCTTGTGCAGGGCGTTGACCTCCTCCTCTCGGCGGATGACCTCCGTGGCCATGGCGTTGAAGGCGTTGCCCAGGTCCTCCATCTCATCGCCCGTGTGGATCCGCACGGTCGCGTCCCGATCGCCGCGCTCCAGGGCCTGGGCGGCCGCTCGGAGCTGATGCACCGGGCGGGCGTAGAAGCGCGCCAGCACGAAGGCCAGCAGGGCGTTGAGCAGGAGGATGCCCGTGAAGGCCAGGAGCTTGACGCGCAGCTCCGAGAACAGCGGGGCCAGCGCGACGTCGCGGGGAATGGACACGCCCACGGCCCACGGATACCTCGGCACGGGGGCGAAGGCCCCCATGTGCTCGTCACCGATGAAGGGGTTGGTGAACCGATCGAGCTGGCGGCCGATCCCCGACGCCGCCTCGCGGAGGGCCCCGAGTTCCATGAGGGCGTCGCTCTGCCGATAGGGCAGGTGGGAGGAGCCCGTGTGGAAGGCCAGCCGGCCCTGGGAATCGGCCAGGAAGATCATCTGATCCTGTTGAAGGCGGGCGTCCACGAAGCGATAGGCCAGTTGCTCGGAGCGGATCATGATGTTGACCACGCCGATGGGCGTGCCCTGGGGCCCGCGGATGGGGATGCAGGCGACCAGCCCCGTGCGCGTGGGGCGTTTGAGCTCCAGCACCTCGGAGATGATGGGGACGTTGGCGGCCATCACCTGCTGGAAGTACCGGCGGTCACGGATGTTGAGCCTGGGCGTCGCGGGCTGAGAGGGATCTCCCCAGCCCCGGTTGACGCCGTTGGCGTCATAGACACCGATGGAGTCATAGAGCGGGCTGTGCGTGACCATCTTCTTCAGGTGCGGATCCAGCACCTGGGGGTCCAGCGTCCGCAGCATCGGATCCTGCGCGATGGCCCAACCCAGACCGATGGCGCTGTCGAAGACCTCGGACACCTGCACGGCGACGGAGCGGGCCGTCATCGACTGGGACACCAGGATGGTCTGCCGGGTCCTCTGCAAATCCGACAGGAAGCCGGCGATCAGCAGGATCAGCACCGGCAGCAGGATGATGCTGAAGGCCATGAGGAGCTTGGCGTGGATGTGCAGACGTGGGCGGCTCATGGGAACACCTGCGTTGGGGTGGAAGTGAGTGCGGACGGCCCCAGCCGCTGTTGTGCAAGACGCGCGAAGGTGAACGCTTCTTGAGCGAGGGCCACCTCCAGGGCCCGCTGGAAGCTGACCTGGCTCTCCTGCTCACGACCGAGCGCGCGCAGGCTCTCGCCCCGGAGGCGATGGAGCGCCGATTCGTAGAAGCGCTCCTCTCCCAGCTGGGCCAGCGCCTTGTTCACCACCTCCAGCGCTTGCCGGGGCTGTCGCTGCCACAGGTGGATCTCCGCGAGCATGCCGAGGTTGTGGTGGTTCTGGTCGCTCCGGAGCCCGGAGGCCCGCCAGTTCTCGAGCCCCTGTCGCATGAGCGCCAGGCCCTGGGAGCCCCACCCGAGCCCGGCCATGGCCCAGCTTCGCAGCAGCGCCGACCAGCCCTGCCACAGCCGGAAGTGGTGCTCGCTCGAGAGCGCCAGGCAGCGCTCCGAGAGCTCGAGCGTGGTGGCGGCATCCCCCCGGTATTGGCAACCCAGCGCCACATGCTGGAGGGCGAAGGCGGAGGTATGGAGGTGGCCGATCCGGCCCGCCAGCTCCATGGCCTCTTGGCTCCAGAGTCGGGCCTGCTCCAGCTCGCCTCTCCAGGAGAGGATCGTCGAGCCGTAGGCCAGCCCCGCGACCTCGGGATCCACCCAATGTCGCCGTGCCAGGAGCCGGTGCTGCTCCAGGGGGAAGTGGGCGTTTTCCAGCGAGCGCTCGATCTGCTCTATCGCGGCGCGGCCCTGTCCCCGGGTGAAGGCCACCACGGCCTCCATCCAGTGCCCCAGGGCGAGGAACTCCCGGTGTCGCTGGCGCTGGCCGAGCGTGACCAGCCGCTGGGCCAGCTTGTGCGCCTGGACCAGCTCTCCGCGCGCCATGTTGAAGGCGAACGGCCCCCAGTAGGACAGCTCCAGCCGGGGCAGCACCTCGCCCACCTCGTCGAACAGCACGTGTACGCGGGCATAGGTCCGCTCGGCCTCGGGGGACTGGTAGCCCTGCACCTGCACCAGGGGCATGCCCAGCGTCAGCAGGAGCTGAAGCTCTTCCCCCTTGCGCTGAGCGGTGTCAGGCAGCTCTCGCAGCAGCTTCAGCGCCTGGTTGAGGTGGCCCATGGCCTCCTGGTAGGCCGAGCGCTGGCTGGCATGGGCTCCGGCGCGGGCCCACCAGCGGACGGCCGACGCGTGCTGGCCTGCTCGGGTGTAATGGTGGGCCAGCAGCTCCGGGCGTGACTCCGCGACCTCGGGGAATTGCCGCTCCAGCACCTCGGCGATGCGCCGGTGGTACTCGCGCCGGGTGTCGCGCACCAGGGACTGCGCGGCCGCCTCCTGGATGAGGGAGTGCCGGAAGTAGTACTCCGCGCCGCGGGAGCTGGGCTCGCTCGGCTGGAGGATGCCCGCCGCGACCAGCCCTTCCAGGTCTCGCTGCCGCGAGGCCTCCGACTGCTGCGTCAGGGCCGCCAGCAGCGCGCTGGAGAAGCGTCGCCCGACCACGGCGCCGAGCTGTGCCAGCGCCTTCTGCCGGGGAGGCAGCTCGTCCAGTCGCGCCAGCAACACCTCATGCAGGCTCAGGGGGATGGAGAAGGAGGGGGCCTGGCTGCCCCGTGGCTCCAGGAGGATGCGCGTCATCTCCTCCATGAAGAGCGGCACGCCCTCCGTCCTCTGGACGAGCTGCCGTACCAGCTCCGGCTCCAGGTCCTGGCCGTGGGTCATCTCCCGGACCAGCGACGCGGAGTCCGCCTCGGACAGCCGCTCCAGCTCCAGGAGCCGGACGCCGGGCGGCTCCAGCGGCGCATACCGCAGCTCGGAGCGGCTGCTGAGCAGCAGCAACACCCGGGACTGCCGCACCGACTCGAGCAGCCAGGCCAGGAACTCCAGGGTGGAAGGATCGGCCCAATGCACGTTCTCCACCACGGCCAGCACGGGACGCTCCCGGGCCAGGTTGCGCAGCAGGGTGCCCAGCGCCTCGAAGGCCAGGGACTTCTGTCGTTCGGGCGTGAACGGCAACTGCCCCTCCGAGGAGGGAGACAGCAGCGAGGCAAGCGCCTGCACGTGCTCGCTGGAGAGCCCGAGCGCGAGCAGCCGCGGCTCCATGGCGCGCTGGGAAGAGGGCGGGAGGCCCTCCGGGAGGGCACCCTGGAGCAGGCGCTGGAGCAGCTCGATGAGGGGGTGGAGCGCGCTGGCGGTGAACTGCGGGCCACAGAGGGCCTTCAGGCGATAGCTCTCCTCGGAGGCCACCTGGACGCGCACCTCGTGGATGAGGCGGCTCTTGCCCAGCCCTGCCTCGCCCCGAAGGAGCACGGCGCTGCCTTGCCCCCGCCGGGCTTGCTCCCACAGGCCGAGCAGCTCCCGCAGCTCCCGCTCTCGGCCCACCAGGGGCGTGAGCCCGAAGGCCGCGCGCCGCTGATCGAAGCGGGAGCGCGCCTTGCGCTTGCTCAACGCGCGGTACATCGCCACCGGGCGGTTGGTGGGCAGTCCCTCGGGAGTGGCCGAGCCCCGGGCCTCCAGCTCGAAGGCACCGCGCACCACGGTGCGGGTGGAGGCGGTGAGGAGCACGGTGTTGGGCTCCGCCTGCCGGGCCAGCCAGGCGGCCACCTCGGGGGCGTCTCCGGCGAGCGCGGGCGCGTCCGGCTCCAGCGTCCCAGTGCTCTCCCGCAGCGCCACCCGGTCCGTGTGGATGCCGACCTTCACGGCGAACCCGGGAGGAGGCCGGCGCGCGAGCTGCTGCTGGAGCACCTGGGGGAAGCTCTCCGTCAGGAGCATCCCCGCCTGGACGGCGTTTCGGGCGTCCCCCTCCTGGACCTGGGGATAGCCGAAGCAGGCAAGCACCTGGGAGCCCATGGACAGCATGATCGAGCCGCCACAGCGGCTGAGGAACTCGGCGCAGCCATGATGGAAGGCGGCCTCCAGCTCATCGCGCTCCTCGGAATCGAGCGACTCTGGCCGGCCGGCCGACACACAGCACACGAGCGTCACCTGGCGGCGCTCGGGGGGACGGGCCTGTCCTTGCTTGCGGCGCAGCCCGAGGCGCTCGCTCACCTCTTGGAGCTCCTCCAGCAATTCCTGGCCGGAGGGAATCCGCCGGGCGGGATCCTTGGCCAGGGCGGCGGCGACCAGCGGCTCCAGCTCCGAGGGCAGCTCGGGGTTGCTCTCGCGCAGCGAGGGCATGGGCCGTGGAGAGAGCACGGCGTCGCGGATGCGGTCGGGGACTCGGGAAGGGAAGGGCAGCGTGCCGGTCAGCAGCTCGTAGAGCATCACCCCGGCGGCCCAGATGTCCGTGCGCTCATCCTGCGGCTCGCCGCGCCACTGCTCCGGCGACATATAGGCGGGGGTGCCAGCGGTGGGCAGGTTGGGGAGGGGCAAGGCGCTCGCCAGCAGGTGGGCCAGGCCGAAGTCCAACAGCTTCGCCGTCCCTTCCTGGGTGACGGAGACGTTGGCGGGCTTGAGGTCGCGATGGACGAGGTGGCGGCGGTGGGCGTGCGCCAGGCCCGCGGCGATGCCCTCCATGAGCGTCAGCGCTCGCTGCAGCTCCGGCCGGCCCCGGCGCAGCAGGGCCGAGAGCGACTCACCCTCCAGGTATTCCATCACCAGGAAGGGCACCCGAGGGCCCCCATGCTCGACGCTCCACTCGGCCACGTCGAAGAGGCGGACGATGTTCTCGTGGTTCAGCCGGGCGATGGCTCGCGCCTCTTGCTGGAGCAGGCCGCCGGCGCGGCTCCCGAGTGGCAGGCCGCGGGGTCGCAGGAACTTGAGCGCCACCACCCGTTGCAGCTCCGCGTCCCACGCTCGGTACACGGTGCCCATGGAGCCCGTGCCCAGCGCCACCTGGAGCTCGAACCGCCGACCATCCGTGCCTCCCAGCTTTTCGCCGGGGACGGGACTGGGCAGCCAGGGCTCAGTGGATGCGACCTCCACCAACAGGGAGTCACCGAAGTCCTGGTCATCGTCGTCTTGCGGCGAGTCCATTCCCGGCTGCCTCTGGAGGGGCAGGCTCCCTCCTACTTGCCGTTGCGTTCCCTCGCTAAAAGCTGGGGCTAGCTCCGAAGGAGCGCAACACATCCGCTCGCATGGGCAAGAGGCCGGTCAGGCCCGTGATGGGCTTGGGCATGCGCCTCCACCCGGTATTCCCGGGGAGGGCAGCTGTTGGGGTGCGCGTGGATGTCCTTCGGATTTCAGAGGGGACTACAGCCATTCATAGGCTGCGCGGAAGGCACGTGCCCCCTCCTGCTCGACGATGTGTCCGTGGGCGACGATGACGCGTTGGATGTCCCACTTCAGGATGGAATCCACGTTGGCGCGAGCGACGGCGCGATCCCGGTTGACCACGCGATCGATCACCGAGGTGCTCAGCCGACCGTAGCCGCCGATCGTCTTGAAGACGAAGCGCGTGAACGGCGCGGCATCCGGGCCGATGTTGTGCGCGCAGTCGGTGACGATGAGGGTACGGCTGGCGCGATGGAAGAAGACGACCTCGCCGATCATGGGAGCACCGCGCCAGGGCAGGACGTCGATCTGCTCGGCCCATTCGGCGGAGACCGCTTCGGAGAGCACCGCGTGGAAGCTCAGATCCTTGCGCTTTTCCGGCAGGCCGGGCGCCGCGAAGGCGCGGGCCTGGGGGAAGGCAGTCATCCAGTCACCGATGAACAGGTGGTGGAACATGTTGGGCGCGACGAGGAAGCGCACGGGCCCGAGCGCCTCCACGGCCTGGCGCCGTTCGGGGGTGAGGCGGAGAGGGGAGTGGACCCAGAGCGCTCCATCCGCGAGCCGGATGACCGTCATCCGGGCTTCCATCTTCAGACCCATGAAGGTCAGCGGTTGTTCGGCGACCCACAGGTTTTCGTCCAGCTTGCGCAGCATGGCACCTCTCCACGGGCCCTCGAGTGGGCGTGTGGTAGACCTTTTAGGTCGGCTGGGCCAATAGGAGAACGGGTTTGAGTGGAGAGACGGGCTCGCGGTCTGGGGACGCAGGTCGCGGGTCCCTCGTCTCGGCGCGGGGCCCCCCGTCAGCGGACGGGTCCTCCCGCGCCGGCCGTCCCGCTCTTCCTCGGCTCACGGGCCGCTTTCACTCCTCAATTACCGGCGCTTCTTGAGCCAGCGGATCACGCTCACTTTGCGGAACCTGCCGCCGAACAGGTACCAGGTGAACACCGCGCCGAAGAACGCCGCCGCCAGTGCGATCCCCACGATTCCCAGCACCGGCACGTTCCCGTACATCCACGGCTTCTGCGCGAACGAGATGAACGCGCCCACGATGAACCCGCACGCGCACAGTCCCAGGAACGCGATGATCGCCACGCTGCGCAGGTTCTCGTTCAGCTTGTCGAACTGATCGGCCCGCACCGTCACCGTGAATTTTCCGGACTCGAGATCCAGCAGGATCTGCGACAGCTGCGTGGGCAGGTCCGTCGCCAGTGACTGGAAGCGCAGGAGCGTGCGCATCAGCCCGCCCTGGAATTGGCTGGGATCGTATCGGCCCGCCAGGAGTTCCTTCGCGTACGGCAGCACCATCTCCAGGATGTTCATCTCCGGGTACAGACTGCGCAGCATGCCCTCGGTCGATACCGATGCCCGGCTCAGCAGCGCGTACTCCTTCGGAATCCGGATCCGGTACTTCACCGCGAGGTCCAACAGGTCTCGCAGCAGCGTGCGCGCGTCCACCTGGCCTAGCGTCGTCGGCAGGTGCTGGCCGATGATGTTGTCGATGTCGTTGCGAAAGCCCACGAGGTTGGCCCGCGTGTCCGCCTGCCCCATCCGGTAGAGGATGCGTGCCACCGAGTCGCTGTCCTTCAGCGCCACCGCGAGGCACAGCATCACCAGCGTCTCCTGCATCGGCTTCGTGAGCCGTCCCACCACGCCGAAATCCAGCAGCGCCAGCCGGTTGCCCTCCAGCACCAGCAGGTTCCCCGGGTGCGGATCCCCGTGGAACAGGCCGTCGTCGAAGAGCTGCCGGAAGCTGCCCTCCACGATGTGGTGTGCTAGCACCTTCCGGTCGTCCTCCGACAGCTTCGCCTGGCTGATCTTCACGCCTCGGATGAACTCCAGCGTCAGGACCTTGCGGCTCGACAGCTCGTCGTACACCCGGGGGATCTTCAGGTACGGCCGATCCACGTGGTTGGCCAGGAACGCCCGGATGTTCGAGGCCTCGTTGATGAAGTCCAGCTCTTCGTGGATCGCCTTGTCGAACTCGTCCACGATCCCCGAGGGCGTGTAGACACCCGTCTCCTCGATCACGGCCTCGAGCAGTCGTGCCAGCGAGCGGAGCACCGTTAGGTCCGAGTCGATCCGCTCGGAGATCCCCGGCCGCTGCACCTTCACCACCACCTCGTCCCCCGACTGCGTCACCGCCCGGTGTACCTGCGCAATCGAGGCTGCGGCCAGAGGCGTCGGATCGATGTGCGCGAACAGATCCTGTACTTCCTTGCCCAGTGACTCGCGGATCTGTGCATGCACCTGGTCCAGGGGGATGGGATCCACCTGATCCTGGAGCATGGACAGCTCGTCGATGAACTCGGCCGGCAGCAGGTCTCCGCGCGTGGAGAGGATCTGCCCCAGCTTCACGAACGTAGGGCCCAGCTCATTGAGGAGCATCCGGAAACGACGCGCCGTGGAGGCTCGCTGGCTCTCGGGCGAGACCTCCACCTTCTCCTTGCGGCCCAGCATCCGCCACAGCCCCGCACGCTCGGTTACATCGGCGAATCCGTGCCGTGCCGCGATGACGGCGATCTGACGCACCCGGTTGAGGTCCTGGAGGATCACGCGGCCGGCACCTTCCCACGGGCGCAGGGCTCCCGCAAACGGTTGAGCGGGCGCTTCGTTGAGAAGCGGGGGGAGATGTCAGGCGGCGGGCTGGGCCACCTTGGGCGCTGGACCGAAGCGCAGCAGCACGTAGCCCACCACCGCCGACAGCAGCGAGCCCAGCAGGATGCCCAGCTTCGCCTCCGTCAGCAGTTCCGGCTCCTTCGCGAACGCCAACGTCGCCACGAACAGCGCCACCGTGAACCCGATGCCCGCCACCACCGCCACCCCATGCAGCTGCGTGACCTTCGACCCGCCCGGCATCGGCGATACCCGCGCCTTCACCGCCACCCACGTGAACAGGAAGATGCCCACCTGCTTGCCCACGAACAGCCCCACCATGATTCCCAGCGGCAGCGGCTTGGTCAGATCCGACAGCGACATGCCCTCCAGCGAGATGCCCGAGTTGGCCAGCGCGAACAGCGGGACGATCACGTACGCCACATAGCCGTGCCACAGGTGTACGAACCGGTTGAGCGGCGGCTCGATGTCCTCCAACTGCTCCTCGATATAGAGGATCTGCGCCCCCCGCACCGCCTCGTCCTCCGGCTCCTCCACGCAGCGCGTAATGTAGGCCGACAGCTCGGTGAGCACCTCGCGCCCCCGCCGCGTCGGCCGTGCCGGAATGCACATGCCCAGCACCACCCCCGACAGCGTCGCGTGTACTCCGCCGTGGTGCATCGTGTACCAGAGCGCCGCTCCCAGCAGTGCGTACACCATGCCGTTGCGCACGTAGAAGCGGTTGCACACCCCCAGCAACAGCACCACGCCCAGCGCTCCCAGCAGCCACTCCACATGCACGCCCGTGCCGTAGAAGAAGGCGATCACCAGGATGCCGCCGATGTCATCGAAGATCGCCAGCGCCGTGAGGAACACCACCAACCCGTGCGATACCCGGCCCTTGAGCAGCGTCAGGCACCCGATCGAGAAGGCGATGTCCGTGGCCATCGGGATCGCCCAGCCCTTGGCCGCCGGCGTGCCCGCATTGAAGATCATGTAGAGGCCCGCCGGCACCACCATGCCGCCCAGCGCCGCGATCAGCGGCAGCATGGCCCGCGACGGCGTGCGCAGCTCTCCCGCCGACAGCTCGCGCTTGATCTCCATGCCCACCAGGAAGAAGAAGAACGTCATCAACCCGTCGTTGATGAACTCCCGGAAGCTGAACGCCCCCCGCGACCCCGCGAGCTCCAGTGCCAGCGGCGCGTCGAAGAGCCCCGTGTAGCTTCCGGCCCACCCGGAGTTGGCCCACACCATGGCCGCCACCGCGCACAGCGCCAGCAGGATGCCGCTGCTGGCCTCCAGCCGGAAGAAGGCCTGGAGGGGCGCGATCGCGACCTTGAAGAGGGCAGGGACGGGCGGTGGCGGGCGTGGCTCCATGATCGGCCGGTAGGTTGCCTCCCTGGGGGTCGGCCGTGAATTGTTTTCGGCTCCAACAAGGGCGATTGTCGCCGCGGCGTGTTACAGGTGCGGCGCAGGTGACGTAGTGGGTAGGACGCCCGAGCGTTGATCCAGGACGGTGGGCGTGAGAGAAGGGAAGCCATGGGTGTGACGCAGGTGAAGACAGCCAAGGGCGCCGGCGAGGAGGCCGCGCTGGAATCCAACCTGGAGGGTTTGGAGAACGGGACCGAGCCCGTCGGGGCACGCGAGATCGCCTCGCTCACTCCGATGATGCGCCAGTACCTGGAGACCAAGGCGCTCCACCCGGACACCATCCTCTTCTTCCGGCTGGGCGACTTCTACGAGATGTTCTTCGAGGACGCGGTCCGCGCCTCGGAGCTGCTCCAGATCACCCTCACCGCGCGCGCCAAGGGCAGCGACAAGGTGCCCATGTGCGGGGTGCCCTACCACTCGGCCCGCCGCTACATCGGTCGCCTCATCGAACAGGGGCTCAAGGTCGCCATCTGCGAGCAGATGGAGGAGCCCGGCAACGGTCCCGGCATCGTCCGCCGCGAGGTGACGCGCATCATCACCCCCGGCATGGTGCTGGACGATGAGGTGCTCGAACCCCGGGCCAGCAACTTCGTGGCCGCCGTCCACTGGAGCGAGCGGGGCTTCGGCGCCGCGCTGCTCGAGGCCTCCACCGGCGAGTTCTTCAGTGTGGAGGCTCCCAGCGCCCAGGATCTGGTGGAGACGCTGTCCCGCGTGGAGCCCCGCGAGCTGCTGGTCCCCGAGGGGCTCAAGGCGGCGCCCGAGGTGGGCTTCCTCACCTCGCGCCTGTCGCGCCCGCCTCCGGTAACGGAGATGGAGAAGGCCGCCTTCGAGCCGGCCCGGGCCACCACCTATCTGCGCAACCACTTCGCCGTGGCCTCGCTGGAGGCCTTCGGGCTGGCCGAGGCGCCCCTGGCCACCGGCGCAGCCGGCGCGGCCCTGCGCTACCTCAAGGACACGCAGAAGACGCCCGCCGCGCACGTGGACCGGCTCAGCCGCCTGGAGCGCGCCGGCCACCTGCTCATGGACGAGTCCTCGCGCTCCAACCTGGAGGTCCTCAAGACGCTCCGGGACGGGGCGCGCAAGGGCAGCCTCCTGGGCGTGCTGGACCGCACCGCCACCAGCATGGGGGGCCGCAAGCTGGCCCGCTGGCTCGCCTCGCCCCTGTGCGCCTTGCCGGAGATCCACGCCCGCCTGGATGCGGTGGAGGAGCTGTCCGGGCGCAGCGTGTGGCGCGAGGAGCTGACCACCATCCTCAAGGAGGTGGCGGACCTGGAGCGGCTGTGCGGCCGGCTCTCGCTGGGTGCGGGCAACGCCCGGGACCTGCGCGCGCTCGGGGTGTCGCTCACGCAGCTGCCCCGGCTGGGGGCGGCGCTCTCGCGGTGCTCGGCTCCGCTGCTCAAGGCCCTGGCGGGGCCGCTGGGCGCTTTGCCCGAGCTGGCCGAGCTGTTGACCCG is drawn from Hyalangium ruber and contains these coding sequences:
- a CDS encoding cache domain-containing protein, with translation MSRPRLHIHAKLLMAFSIILLPVLILLIAGFLSDLQRTRQTILVSQSMTARSVAVQVSEVFDSAIGLGWAIAQDPMLRTLDPQVLDPHLKKMVTHSPLYDSIGVYDANGVNRGWGDPSQPATPRLNIRDRRYFQQVMAANVPIISEVLELKRPTRTGLVACIPIRGPQGTPIGVVNIMIRSEQLAYRFVDARLQQDQMIFLADSQGRLAFHTGSSHLPYRQSDALMELGALREAASGIGRQLDRFTNPFIGDEHMGAFAPVPRYPWAVGVSIPRDVALAPLFSELRVKLLAFTGILLLNALLAFVLARFYARPVHQLRAAAQALERGDRDATVRIHTGDEMEDLGNAFNAMATEVIRREEEVNALHKEAERQALELAAIIASVPDGIFLAGRDGRLVGTNPSGLRLLGLKSYSEFERSLPEYLQRYDIRHPDGRPLEAKEMPVLRALSGETFTDAEIRLRSLDGKQRLLSVNGAPVRDASGQIILGEVVIRDITARKQAEDDLARLLDQELALARIGQALVSEVELERIAQVFIEQCLHSLGVDALGLWLAEPERQELTLIASHRLGVREQLHHLPFDAPVLTAHAALTKHIQTVEDTQSEEECPASCMLTEEPFRGIAALPLLSQDRLVGVMTCCTYAPRRFSSRELEFYSTVGRLFAVAIEKARLFQQVREALRLREEFMSAAAHELKTPVTTIQTWAEMLLHHEDSTPRQKKGLTAIMRNTRRIARLVEHLFTAVRMAPGPRTQEHETFDLLELIRERVENLARTTENPISIEASGPLFVQADRQFIGDVVTHLLENAVRYSFPGQAIEIKARRQDEEVVVSVHDQDPGIPPERQPHVFEPLYEPLPPGAQGYTGVVGLGLHLSRQMIEAQGGRIWVASSPEAGSTFSFSLPLVPAPSGRDFSPSRSDEDLARPSTG
- a CDS encoding protein kinase domain-containing protein gives rise to the protein MDSPQDDDDQDFGDSLLVEVASTEPWLPSPVPGEKLGGTDGRRFELQVALGTGSMGTVYRAWDAELQRVVALKFLRPRGLPLGSRAGGLLQQEARAIARLNHENIVRLFDVAEWSVEHGGPRVPFLVMEYLEGESLSALLRRGRPELQRALTLMEGIAAGLAHAHRRHLVHRDLKPANVSVTQEGTAKLLDFGLAHLLASALPLPNLPTAGTPAYMSPEQWRGEPQDERTDIWAAGVMLYELLTGTLPFPSRVPDRIRDAVLSPRPMPSLRESNPELPSELEPLVAAALAKDPARRIPSGQELLEELQEVSERLGLRRKQGQARPPERRQVTLVCCVSAGRPESLDSEERDELEAAFHHGCAEFLSRCGGSIMLSMGSQVLACFGYPQVQEGDARNAVQAGMLLTESFPQVLQQQLARRPPPGFAVKVGIHTDRVALRESTGTLEPDAPALAGDAPEVAAWLARQAEPNTVLLTASTRTVVRGAFELEARGSATPEGLPTNRPVAMYRALSKRKARSRFDQRRAAFGLTPLVGRERELRELLGLWEQARRGQGSAVLLRGEAGLGKSRLIHEVRVQVASEESYRLKALCGPQFTASALHPLIELLQRLLQGALPEGLPPSSQRAMEPRLLALGLSSEHVQALASLLSPSSEGQLPFTPERQKSLAFEALGTLLRNLARERPVLAVVENVHWADPSTLEFLAWLLESVRQSRVLLLLSSRSELRYAPLEPPGVRLLELERLSEADSASLVREMTHGQDLEPELVRQLVQRTEGVPLFMEEMTRILLEPRGSQAPSFSIPLSLHEVLLARLDELPPRQKALAQLGAVVGRRFSSALLAALTQQSEASRQRDLEGLVAAGILQPSEPSSRGAEYYFRHSLIQEAAAQSLVRDTRREYHRRIAEVLERQFPEVAESRPELLAHHYTRAGQHASAVRWWARAGAHASQRSAYQEAMGHLNQALKLLRELPDTAQRKGEELQLLLTLGMPLVQVQGYQSPEAERTYARVHVLFDEVGEVLPRLELSYWGPFAFNMARGELVQAHKLAQRLVTLGQRQRHREFLALGHWMEAVVAFTRGQGRAAIEQIERSLENAHFPLEQHRLLARRHWVDPEVAGLAYGSTILSWRGELEQARLWSQEAMELAGRIGHLHTSAFALQHVALGCQYRGDAATTLELSERCLALSSEHHFRLWQGWSALLRSWAMAGLGWGSQGLALMRQGLENWRASGLRSDQNHHNLGMLAEIHLWQRQPRQALEVVNKALAQLGEERFYESALHRLRGESLRALGREQESQVSFQRALEVALAQEAFTFARLAQQRLGPSALTSTPTQVFP
- a CDS encoding DUF4336 domain-containing protein is translated as MLRKLDENLWVAEQPLTFMGLKMEARMTVIRLADGALWVHSPLRLTPERRQAVEALGPVRFLVAPNMFHHLFIGDWMTAFPQARAFAAPGLPEKRKDLSFHAVLSEAVSAEWAEQIDVLPWRGAPMIGEVVFFHRASRTLIVTDCAHNIGPDAAPFTRFVFKTIGGYGRLSTSVIDRVVNRDRAVARANVDSILKWDIQRVIVAHGHIVEQEGARAFRAAYEWL
- a CDS encoding ABC1 kinase family protein, with product MILQDLNRVRQIAVIAARHGFADVTERAGLWRMLGRKEKVEVSPESQRASTARRFRMLLNELGPTFVKLGQILSTRGDLLPAEFIDELSMLQDQVDPIPLDQVHAQIRESLGKEVQDLFAHIDPTPLAAASIAQVHRAVTQSGDEVVVKVQRPGISERIDSDLTVLRSLARLLEAVIEETGVYTPSGIVDEFDKAIHEELDFINEASNIRAFLANHVDRPYLKIPRVYDELSSRKVLTLEFIRGVKISQAKLSEDDRKVLAHHIVEGSFRQLFDDGLFHGDPHPGNLLVLEGNRLALLDFGVVGRLTKPMQETLVMLCLAVALKDSDSVARILYRMGQADTRANLVGFRNDIDNIIGQHLPTTLGQVDARTLLRDLLDLAVKYRIRIPKEYALLSRASVSTEGMLRSLYPEMNILEMVLPYAKELLAGRYDPSQFQGGLMRTLLRFQSLATDLPTQLSQILLDLESGKFTVTVRADQFDKLNENLRSVAIIAFLGLCACGFIVGAFISFAQKPWMYGNVPVLGIVGIALAAAFFGAVFTWYLFGGRFRKVSVIRWLKKRR